From a region of the Balaenoptera musculus isolate JJ_BM4_2016_0621 chromosome 15, mBalMus1.pri.v3, whole genome shotgun sequence genome:
- the WFDC5 gene encoding WAP four-disulfide core domain protein 5: MRAHSLFLLVALLALGSQLPATLGRRKGEKSGGCPPDDGPCILSVPDQCVDDSHCPSRMKCRHKACFRQCVRKVFVKMGSCPEDRLRCLSPVQHLCSKDWDCPGHKRCCLSACGRDCRNPL; the protein is encoded by the exons ATGAGGGCCCACAGCCTCTTTCTCCTGGTGGCCCTCCTGGCTTTGGGGAGCCAGCTGCCTGCTACcttgggcaggaggaagggag AGAAATCTGGGGGCTGCCCACCAGACGATGGGCCCTGCATCCTATCGGTGCCTGATCAGTGTGTGGATGACAGCCATTGTCCCTCGAGGATGAAGTGCCGCCACAAAGCATGCTTCCGCCAGTGTGTCCGTAAGGTTTTCG TTAAGATGGGCAGCTGCCCCGAGGACCGACTGCGCTGCCTCAGCCCCGTGCAGCACCTGTGCTCCAAAGACTGGGACTGCCCAGGCCACAAACGGTGCTGCCTCAGTGCCTGCGGCCGGGACTGCAGAAACCCTCTCTGA